A single genomic interval of Cucumis sativus cultivar 9930 chromosome 5, Cucumber_9930_V3, whole genome shotgun sequence harbors:
- the LOC101204105 gene encoding E3 ubiquitin-protein ligase MPSR1, which yields MASPPDPSDLASALERLLLNRDVSLIAPLFLGFASMVRSSQNQESDPTPTTLPDRFIFFNPFSHQLMVVQATPKHGQPPASKASIKAMPSLPVSEVTECVICLDEIEVGRLAKQMPCNHKFHGDCIQKWLELHGSCPVCRYQMPIDGDDEGKKVGDEGAESRGETEIWVSFSFDHSIGNGESVQTPSTESDHSYVQ from the coding sequence ATGGCTTCCCCACCAGACCCTTCTGATCTTGCTTCTGCCCTCGAAAGGCTTCTTCTCAACAGAGATGTCTCTCTCATCGCACCCCTTTTCTTAGGTTTCGCCTCTATGGTCCgttcatctcaaaatcaagAAAGTGATCCTACACCCACTACTTTGCCTGATcgattcatcttcttcaacccCTTTTCCCATCAATTAATGGTGGTTCAAGCCACTCCCAAGCACGGCCAACCCCCGGCCTCTAAAGCTTCCATTAAAGCTATGCCGTCTCTCCCTGTTTCTGAAGTTACTGAATGTGTGATTTGTTTGGACGAGATTGAAGTCGGTCGTCTCGCTAAACAAATGCCTTGTAACCATAAATTTCACGGTGACTGTATTCAGAAATGGTTGGAGTTACATGGGTCTTGCCCTGTTTGTAGATATCAGATGCCAATTGATGGTGATGATGAAGGGAAGAAGGTTGGTGATGAAGGGGCAGAGAGTAGGGGAGAAACAGAGATTTGggttagtttttcttttgatcatAGCATTGGAAATGGGGAATCCGTTCAAACCCCTTCTACTGAATCTGATCATTCTTATGTACAGTGA
- the LOC105435572 gene encoding cyclic dof factor 1 — MAEVDIRDPIIKLFGKTISLPLNHLDLPSDSKFPSSETTEKETSCEELGLEKRGNSSGNQITDQTTSGVSENPLEEREISSPKASKNEEQSETSNSPDNKTSKKPDKILPCPRCNSMDTKFCYFNNYNVNQPRHFCKNCQRYWTAGGTMRNVPVGAGRRKNKNSSSSHFRQLIIPDGGNHRHQFLDNNGTFLTFASDSSISNSQSCNPNGFLVNTENGDDHSSKSSITASNSSEKGAKMASQQSIAKNVFPFLPQLQSFTGLSLPYSSIPPPSAPFYPPGIPVSYYPSQPYWGYLAPPSLTLINPNGQNSSTNSCVLGKRLRDGKLVKSPSNTESEIGKQRNYEELCLGIPRTMKVDDPNEAAKSCIWSTLGIKNDKKAGGGSTSTTINGGSLFVSLQQSTKGKEETQIESWSLLQANPAAFSRALKFREIV; from the exons ATGGCTGAAGTTGATATTAGAGATCCAATCATAAAGTTGTTTGGGAAAACCATTTCTTTGCCATTGAACCATCTTGATTTGCCTTCGGATTCCAAGTTTCCTTCTTCAGAAACTACTGAAAAG GAAACTTCATGTGAAGAATTGGGATTAGAGAAACGGGGGAATAGCAGTGGAAACCAAATCACAGATCAAACAACATCAGGAGTAAGTGAGAATCCattagaagaaagagaaatctCATCGCCAAAAGCTtccaaaaatgaagaacaaagtgAAACAAGTAATTCCCCTGACAACAAAACCTCAAAAAAGCCAGACAAAATCCTTCCTTGCCCTCGATGTAACAGCATGGACACCAAATTCTGTTACTTCAACAATTACAATGTCAATCAACCTCGTCACTTTTGCAAGAATTGCCAAAGATATTGGACAGCCGGTGGGACCATGAGAAACGTTCCGGTTGGTGCCGGCCGACGAAAGAACAAAAACTCCTCATCTTCACATTTCCGTCAGTTAATAATTCCCGACGGCGGAAATCACCGCCATCAATTTCTAGATAATAACGGAACCTTTCTCACTTTTGCCTCAGATTCTTCAATTTCCAACTCACAGAGCTGTAATCCAAATGGGTTTCTCGTTAATACAGAAAACGGAGATGATCATTCAAGTAAATCTTCAATTACAGCTTCGAATTCATCAGAGAAAGGAGCTAAAATGGCTTCACAACAATCAATAGCGAAAAACGTTTTCCCTTTTCTGCCTCAATTACAGTCATTTACAGGGCTTTCATTGCCTTATTCTTCAATTCCTCCACCATCGGCGCCGTTCTACCCGCCGGGGATTCCGGTGTCGTATTACCCTTCACAGCCGTACTGGGGCTACCTAGCGCCGCCGTCTTTGACACTAATTAATCCCAACGGTCAAAATTCTTCTACGAATTCCTGTGTGTTGGGGAAACGTTTAAGAGATGGGAAATTGGTTAAGAGTCCATCAAATACAGAATCTGAGATTGGTAAACAGAGGAATTATGAAGAACTCTGTTTGGGGATACCAAGGACAATGAAAGTGGATGATCCAAATGAAGCAGCAAAGAGTTGTATATGGTCAACACTAGGAATTAAGAATGATAAAAAAGCTGGTGGTGGAAGTACAAGTACAACCATCAATGGCGGTAGTCTTTTTGTCTCTTTACAACAATCTACaaagggaaaagaagaaacccAGATTGAAAGTTGGTCGCTTTTACAGGCAAATCCAGCAGCCTTTTCTCGGGCTTTGAAATTCCGAGAGATCGTTTAG